The genomic segment CATGGCTACGGGGTGAATGCCAATCTTGACCTTGACTATGTCTTTAGTTTTACCAATAATCGTCTGGTACCCAGTGTAGGCCTGCGCTATCTCTGGCAGCACGTCGATAGCTATACCGCTTATAATCTGGACAACGCCGACATTCACTACGGTGATATGGATGAAAATCAGCTCTATGCCAACCTGGGTCTTGATTGGTACGGTGATTACCAAACGGAATCAAATTGGCAGATAGTGCCCAGTCTCGGCCTGGGCATCGAGCAGGCCCTCACCGATAACAAATTTGGCAACAGCATGGGAGTGGGCAGTATCATCATTCCGGTGACAAACTCAATGGATAAGACCTCTGTCTCCGCCCGGGCCTCCATTGAGTTTGTTAAGGATTCCTATGCGCTGAGCGCTGGATATGCTGGAGCCTATTCGAATGACACCAAGAACAGCTCCTTCTATCTGCAGATGAAGTATTTCTTTTAAAAAGGGCCAGCTTAAGGATTGGTTGCTCCGGTGATTATCAGACGAAATCACCGGAAGCGCTTCTACTTAAGCTTGAGCAGACTCGGTTCATAGTCTGTAGGTGGATTAAAGCCCAGAAGCAGACAGAGGGTGGCCGCCACATTGGCAAGGCCTCGCTCTGCCAGATCGGTCAGGACAAAATCGTTTTGGCCACTGAAATCCTTAATAATGCAGGGTACGGGATTAAGGGTATGGGCCACCATGGGCAATCGTTTTCCACCCTTTTCCGTCCACATGCAATCGGCATTTCCATGATCGGCGCTGATCACGACAATACCACCTGCTTTTTCCACCGCCGGTAACAGACGGGCAAGACAGAGATCCACCGCCTCAACAGCAATTTCCACGGCCAGGGGAACACCGGTGTGACCCACCATGTCGGCATTAGGATAATTGAGGCGAATAAATTTCCGTTCGCCTGCCTCTATCTGTTCAATGACCTTATCTGTTATCTCGGCAGCCTTCATCCAAGGACGTTGATCAAAGGTCACCCTATCGGAGAGAACCTCTTCATAAAGCTCCAGCCCCTCATCAATATAACCGGATTTATTACCATTCCAAAAATAGGTCATATGGCCGAACTTCTGGGTCTCAGAGATAGCATAGGAGGTCACCCCTGAAGCACAGAGATAATCACCCAGAGTGGCATCTATCAGGGGGGGCTCCACCAAATAATTGCGAGGGATATGGGCATCACCATCGTACTCCATTATTCCCGCGTAGAAGACATCCGGCCTGCGGACACGATCAAACTCCTGAAAGACCTCTTCATCAAAGGCCCGAGAAATCTCAATGGCCCGATCACCCCGAAAATTAAAGCAGACAACAGCATCACCATCTTCAATGGTACCTACAGGGGTCTCCCCTTCTACCACAACAAAGGCTGCCATATACTGATCAGTCATGGTAGAATCTTCTCTATAAAATGTCTCTACCGCCTCCGAGGCCGACGAGAAAAAACGCCCCTCGCCAAGCACGTGGGCACGCCAGCCACGCTCGACCACGGACCAATCTGCCTTATACCTATCCATGGTGGTCACCATTCGACCGCCGCCCGAGGCAATACGGTAATCCCTCCCCGAAACGGAGAGCGCCCGTAGTCTTTCTTCAAGTGGACGAATATAGTCCAGGGCGCTTTTTTGGGCGACATCACGACCATCAAGGAGGGCATGAACCCGAACCCGCTCTATTCCCGCCTCTGCACAGGCATCCAGTAGTTGAAAGAGTTGGCTTATATTGCTATGCACATTGCCATCGGAGACAAGACCGATAAAATGAACGGTGCCAGCCGACTCACCACATTCAACGATTTTTTGCCAAGCTGCACCGCTAAAGACATCCCCCCTGCTCAAGGCCTCATCAATAAGCTTTGCCCCCTGGACAAAAATCCTGCCAGCCCCCAGGGCATTGTGACCTACCTCTGAGTTCCCCATATCTGCATCGCTAGGCAGACCAACCGCTGTACCATGGGCCTTCAGGCTGGTGAAGAGTTTTTCCTGAAAGAGGCCATCAAGTGTCGGGGTATGAGCCGCATAAACACCATTCTGCTCTCCATCTTCACCAAGCCCCAAACCGTCCATAACAACCATGACGATAGGACCTGAAATTACTTTATAATTTTCAAGAGGGCTCAACTGTGTTACTGTCATTTATGGTTTCCTTTTGGTCGCTAAAGTTTTAAGCTATCATTATTTCTGATGGCAACGTGGATATTATTTTGATTTTAACCTGATATTAGTTTATACAAATAAATTCTACAGGCAAATAGAAAGGCTACCCGTTTACGCCTAGCTTAATGCGAAATCACTCAATATAAAATAATAATTTTACAGCAACCAAGATAAGAGATTCGTCACAAGCCCCTATTAAAGATAAATTTGTTAGAAGCACACAGGAATGGCCCCCTGTTTCCCCAGGCAATAGGATAAAGTTTAAGATGAAGCGATCCACCATCCCAAATATATTATTCCTGCTACCGGCGGATCAGCTCAGCCGCTACACAAGCCTGCTGCAGTCAGGAGCAATCGTCACAACAAATACGGGAATAGGCCTCCAGGATTTTCTCTCTGCCCTGCCCGGCTTCAGCCACAAAGACAACGAAAAAATAGACACCATCTTCCTTGATGGAGTGCCCGTTGATGATCTTGGAAAAAAATTTAACAGACCAGCACACACCCTTGCCCTTTCAGCAGTCATGCCCGGTCTTGCCGCCGCCATCTTTCGTCGTAACAGCATCCATTCTGCCCTGCGAAGCAGGATAGAGACAAGGGGAACGGAGGCGGCAGAGGGCATGAAGTGCACGGTGCGTCTGAAGCTCTTTAACACTATTGCCCGGGACTATGGTATCCTCCTCTTTAAGCAGGGCGTCTGCATGAACTCGGAGCCACTGCTCAAGACATTTTCCAGGCGTAAGATCCTGCTGGATAGAATAGAAGAGATTCAGTACGAGAACAGAGTTATAGATGCCACAGAGCTCATTGCCCTGCTTGGTAAAAATCCTCAAATCTTCCTCCGTATACAAGGCATATGATAGCTGAAACAAAGGACATGCTTGGCCGCAACAGGCTGACAGCTGTGGATCAGGCCCTACAAATATTTTTACAGCAACTTCCAACAGGAGTAATCGACACCGAAACTATTACCCTTGAGGAGGCCCTTGACCGGGTAGTTGCCGGGGATATTATCGCCCGGGAAAACCTGCCTGCCATGTCCCGCTCCTGTATGGATGGTTATGCCCTCTCGGCCAGGGACAGCTACGGTGCCAGCGAATCAATGCCAGCCTATCTTGAAATTCAGGGCGAGGTCCTGATGGGAGAGGTGCCAAATGGCAGGGTTAAACAGGGCTGTTGCTATAAAATTCCGACGGGAGGCATTCTGCCTACGGGTAGCAACAGCGTGGTTATGTTCGAACACACCATCCCCGTCGACGAGACCTTGGTTGAAATTGTCAAGGGCGTAGGCGAAGGTGGCAACATTTCCCGCCCCGGTGAAGACATCGCTGCAGGAGCATGCGCCATAACAGCCGGCACCCGCCTCCGCCCCCAAGATCTTGGCCTGCTGGCAGGACTCGGTTTTGCCGAGGTGGAGGTCTATCGCCGACCACGCATAGCCATTCTCTCCACAGGAGACGAAATTATCAGCCATGAGCAACCCCTGCTCCCCGGCAAGATACGCAATATAAACTCCATTGCTCTGGCCGCGCAGGTACGCCGTCTCCATGCCACGGTTCAGCACTACGGGATTATTCCTGATAACTACGACCTCTTCCTCGCTACCATGAGAGAGGCTGTGCAGGAAAATGATATTGTCCTCTTCTCCGGCGGCAGCTCCGTTGGAGTGCGCGATCTCGGTGAAAAAATCATAGAGACCCTGGGACCTCCGGGCATCCTTATCCATGGAACGGCCCTAAAACCGGGCAAGCCCATCATCCTCGGCATGAGCGAAACAACAGCAGTTGTTGGTCTCCCCGGACATCCTGTCTCCGCCATGACCTGTTTTGATCTCTTTATTGCCCCAGCCATAAAGCAGCTCGCAGGCCAGCGCCGACAGAGAGGGCAGCAAGAGGCATCGGTTCCAGCTATTCTAACCAGAAACATAAACTCTGCCCCAGGCCGCCGGGATGTTGTCCGGGTTCAACTGGAGCAGAAAGGGGATGAGGTCTACGCCTCACCCGTGCTGGGCAAGTCAGGTTCCATCTCTGTCCTGGCAAGGGCCGATGGATATTTTTTTATTGACGAGGCAAGCCAAGGTCATTCTGAAGGCGATAGAATTAAGGCATTTCTCTACCTCTAATAGCATCTTATAGAAGATAAGGCATAACCAATGGCTACAGCAAAACGAAAAAACGTTTACCTCGAAAACAAGCCACTTGCAGAGGCAAAAGAACTCTGGAGCAGGGCACTCACAGAGTGTGGCTTCAGTGGCAGGATTCACAGTGAAATTATTGCAGTCGACGATGCCCGGGGCCGGATCAGCGCGGGAGCTGTTTTCGCCCGCAGATCATCGCCCTCCTATAACGCCGCAGCCATGGACGGTATTGCCGTTCATTTTACCGACCTCTCCCAAGCAAGCGAAGCCGCTCCGACCACTCTGAGCCCGGAACAGTTTTCCCCGGTAAATACAGGCAATGCCATCAAAGAGAGCTACAACGCCGTGGTCATGATCGAGGATGTTCACCTCCGGACTGATGGCCAGGCAGAGGTAACTGCCCCTGCCACCCCTTGGCAACATATCCGCACTATTGGCGAAGACATTGTGGCAACGGAGCTGATCATACCGGAAGGTCAAGTCATCCGCCCCATTGACCTGGGGGCAATGTTGGCGGCAGGCGTCACAGAGATCGAGGTAATCCGCCCACCGCAAATAAAGATCATCCCCACGGGGACAGAACTCATTCAGCCCCATGAGAATCCACAAGCAGGTCAGATAATAGAGTTTAACACAAGAATACTCGGCGGCTACCTAGAGGAGTGGGGGGCGACAGTTCAGCGCAACCTGCCCGTCCAAGACGATCCGAAAAAGCTGAGAGAGGCCCTATTGGCAGCTATTGCCGAACACGATATGGTCATCATCAACGCCGGAGCCTCGGCGGGGACCAAGGATTTCACCTCCTCGGTAATCGCAGAGTTGGGCACCTTAATTGTCCATGGAGTAGCCATAAAACCGGGTAAACCGGTTATGTTGGGCATCATCAAGGGAACACCGGTCGTTGGTCTCCCCGGCTACCCTATCTCGGCCCTGCTTACCATGCGGGTCTTTGTCAGAGAGATGGTCGCAGCCTTCCTCAACCAGGCGACACCACAGCCTGACTATATTTATGCCACCATGTCCCGCCCCGTCCACTCCACCATGGGCGTTGATCAAATTGTCCGCATTACCTTGGGACGAGTGGGCGATAAGCTCATGGCAACACCCTCGGGCAAGGGGGCAGGGGCAGTTATGTCCTTTGCCAGGGCCGATGGCCTCCTCTCCCTGCCAACCGGCAGTGAGGGCGTCGGGGCAGGCGAACCGGTTCCCATTGAACTTTTACGACCACAGACAGAGGTGGACTCAACCCTGGTCTGCATTGGCAGTCATGACAACATCCTTGACCTAATGGCCAACCAGATCCACGCCACTGGTAATACAACCCGGATATCCTCGGCCCACGTGGGTTCCATGGGCGGAATAATGGCCATTCGCAGAGGAGAGTCCCACTTTGGTGGTTGCCACCTGCTTGATGAAGAGACAGGAGAGTACAACATTCCCTTTATTAAAAGATTCCTAAGAGATATCCCTCTAGAACTGATCAACCTCTGCTACCGACAGCAAGGACTGATGGTGGCCAAGGGAAATCCATATGGCATTACCTCTTTTCAGGATCTGGTGGATAAAAACCTCCTCTTTATTAATCGCCAAAATGGGGCAGGCACCCGACTCCTTACCGACAAGATCCTCCGGGAACAAAACATTTCCCCAGAAGATCTGAGTGGCTACGAACGCGAGGAGTACACCCATATGAGTGTAGCTGCAGCCGTAGCCAACGGCAGTGTCCAGGCAGGCATGGGCATCCGGGCAGCAGCCGAAGCCTTAGAATTAGATTTTATCTCCGTTGCCGAGGAGAGGTACGACCTCATCCTGCCAACGGCCTTTGCAAACGATCCTAAGATAATAACTTTGCTAGAAATGATTCGTGGCAGCGAGAAGTTTCATCATAGCATACTAGCCCTTGGGGGCTACAACCTGCGTGACTGCGGGCGAGTTTTTTATCGCCAATAGAGCAGTCGCGTCCACTCTGTACGCAGGCCAGCCCAACACTGGCAGGGTTCAGTTTTAACAAATACTTATGAGGAAATAACATGGCAGACAAAATTTTTCGCGTCAATATGGCCGATCTCAGCACCAAGATTGAAGATGTTCCCGAGGCCTGGATGGGACATGGTGGTCGTGGCCTTACTTCAACAATTGTGGCAGCCGAGGTAGTACCAACCTGTCACCCTCTGGGAGAGGACAATAAGATCGTTATTGCTCCGGGTCTTCTTTCCGGTACCACCGCCTCTAACTCAGGACGTATCTCCGTTGGCGCCAAAAGTCCCCTGACTGGCACCATCAAAGAGTCCAATTCGGGTGGAACCGCTGCTCAGTTCCTGGCTCGTTGTGGTTGTAAGGCGATCATCATCGAAGGCCTGCCAAAGGGCGACGCCTGGTATAATCTTGCCGTAAGCCCTGAGGGTATTACCATCGCTGAAGAGAGCGAAGTTCTCGGCATGGGCAATATGGCAGCAATCAAAATCATCAAGGCACGTACCGATGATAAAATTGCTCTGATGCTCACCGGTCCTGCAGGCGAGATGAAGATGTCCGCTGCCAATATTTCAATAACCGATCCCAGCAATGACATTCGCTCCTGTGGCCGTGGTGGCCTGGGTGCCGTTATGGGCTCCAAAAAAATCAAGTTTATCACCATTAAGCCAGGTAAGAACAAGGTAGAAATCGCCAATCCTGAGGCATTTAATGCGGCAAACAGAGTTTTCACCAAGGCCCTCTCCAGCCACCCTGTAAGCCAGGCCCTTGGCCAATACGGTACCAACGTACTGGTGAACCTGATCAACGAATCCGGCGGTATGCCCACCAAGAACTTCACCGCGGGCCAGTACGCAGATCACGAGGCAATTTCCGGTGAGACCATGCACGACACCATCGTTGAACGTGGTGGTAAGCCAAAACATAACTGTCATCCAGGTTGTGTTATTAACTGTTCTCAGCTCTACAACGATGCCGAGGGTAATAAACTTACCACCGGTTTTGAGTATGAAACCATCTGGGCCCTGGGCGCAGACTGTTCCATCAACAACCTTGATGTTATCGCCAAGGCTGATCAAATCATGGATGATATCGGGGTGGACAGTATCGAGGTACCGGTAGCTATCGCCGTTGCCATGGAAGCTGGTGTCCTTGAATTTGGTGATGCGGCTGAAGTTTTACGCATCCTCACCGAAGAAGTTGCTAAGGGAACTCCTCTTGGCCGCATCATCGGTAATGGTGCCGGTTCTGTAGGTAAGGCCTATGGTGTTACCCGTGTGCCTGTTGTGAAAAACCAGGCCATTCCTGCCTACGATCCCCGTGCCATTAAGGGTATTGGTATCACCTATGCGACCTCTACCCAGGGCGCAGATCACACCATGGGCTACACCATCGCCACCAATATCCTCGGGGTAGGTGGCTCATGTGATCCTCTCTCCAAAGAGGGTCAAATTGAACTCTCTCGCAACCTGCAGACGGCAACGGCCGCCATCGATTCCACCGGAATGTGTCTCTTTATCGCCTTTGCAGCCCTTGACGATGCAACCTGCCTTCCTGCCCTGATCGATCTCCTCAATGCCCGTTTTGGTATTTCTCTGGACGGCAATGATGTGGTTAACCTGGGACAGCATATCCTCAAAACCGAGAGGGCCTTCAACCAGGCCGCAGGTTTTACCAACAAGGACGACAGGCTTCCTGAGTTCTTTTACAAGGAGGCCCTGCCACCTCACAATGTAGTCTTTGATTTCACCGGTGAAGAGATTGACTCTTTCTGGGACTTCTAGAGATGAACATTACATTTACAGTAAAACTTTTTGCCTATTTTAGAGACAATCGCTTTTTAAAAAGAGAGTGTGAATATCCAGAAGGCATCTCTGTAGGTGATATTGTAGCAGGCCTTGATATCGACTTCGATGAGGTGGGTGTCCTTATGATAAATTCGCGTCACTGTGAATTTACAAGTCAACCTAAGGCGGGTGACAACCTAGCCATCTTCCCCAAGGTTGGTGGCGGTTGAGCACGACCTAGGCACCCGGATCCTACCAGACAGGCCTAACCCCCTTGGCAAAGCATCGCCCAGGGGGTTTTCTTGTTATTTTAAGAAAAACACATTATATTTTCCCCTACGGACTTTAATATCAACCTCTAGCAGCTATTGCCCATGTTCCCCGAAAAAATATTGCAGTCAACCCCACACAAGCCAGGCGTCTACCTGATGCTTGATGCCAAAGCCAGGGTGATATATGTGGGCAAGGCAAAGGATCTGGTCAAGCGACTCACCTCCTATACGCGCCATAGCAGCTCGGAACATAACAAGACCACCGTTATGCTGAAGAAGGTGGAGCAGGTGAAGACCATCATCACCACCACCGAAAAAGAGGCCCTGATCCTTGAGGCATCGCTGATAAAAAAGCATAAACCCCGCTACAACATCATCCTCCGCGACGACAAAAACTATCCATATATTGCCGTAACAGTGGGTGAAGAATGGCCACGGGTAATGATGGTAAGACGTAAACGCAGAGACAACTCCCGCTACTTTGGCCCCTACTCCTCGGCAACGGCCATGTGGGCGACTCTCAAGCTAATTGCCTCCCTCTTCCCCCTACGCAACTGTCGGGGAGAAAAATTACGACCAAGAACGCGTCCATGCCTGAACCGGCAGATAGGTAAATGCCTTGCCCCCTGTACCGGCAATGTCAGTCGAAAAATATATATGGAGAATGTGGACAAAATCCTCCTCCTCCTTCAGGGCAAGAGCCGCGATCTGCTGGCAGAGCTGAAAAGGCAGATGCTCCAGGCCTCGGAAAGGCTCAACTTTGAACAGGCAGGACAGTTCCGAGATCAAATCAGGGCCCTGAAAACCACCCTGGAAAAACAACTCGTGGCCGCAGGCCATGGCAAAAATCAAGATGTCTTTGGCTATGTCCGTTCCGGGACAACGGTTGCCGTCAATATACTCTTTGTCCGTGATGGCCTAGTCAGCGGCTCCCGCTCCTTTTTCATCGAAGACTATTTCGGCCTCGACAGCCAAGTGCTGAGCCAAACCATCAGTCAATACTATGACCGTGAAACGCCCCCACCAAAGGAAATACTGCTCCCGTTTTCTCCAGAAAACTTTGAACTGCTCAGCGAATACCTAGCCGATTTCACAACACATATCCTACAGATAAAAATCCCCCAGCGGGGAGATAGTACCATCCTGGTGGAGATGGCAAACACCAACGCCCGACAGCTCTTTGCAGAGAAGGAGAAAAAGGAGAGGTCTTGGCAGAGTCTTGGCAAAAGTATAAAGGAGAAGTTACAGCTTAGCCGGACACCGGAAACCATTGAGTGCCTCGACATCTCCAATATCAGCGGGCAGCACGCCATCGGCTCTCTGGTCTGTTTTTCCGGGGGAGAGGCAAACAAAAGCCGTTTTCGTCACTACAAGATCCGAACCATAGAGGGGCCAGATGACTATGGGATGATGCGCGAGGTGATGGAGCGGAGATTTAAACGTGGTATAAAAGAGGGCAACCTACCCAATCTCTTTGTGGTTGATGGTGGGAAGGGCCAACTGGGAATGGCCATGGCCGTGGCGAGAGAACTTGGCATCACCAACGAACTTGATTGGATTGGTATTGCCAAAGAGCGCCATGAAGAGGGTGAGAAGCTCTATAAGCCAGGCAGAAAAAACCCCATCCTCCTGCCGGCGCATAGCCCCGTCCTCCTCTATCTTATGCGTATTCGGGACGAATCACATCGCTACGGAATCACCTTTCACCGCAAACTCCGCAACAGGGCAACGCTCTCTTCAG from the Desulfotalea psychrophila LSv54 genome contains:
- a CDS encoding molybdopterin biosynthesis protein — its product is MATAKRKNVYLENKPLAEAKELWSRALTECGFSGRIHSEIIAVDDARGRISAGAVFARRSSPSYNAAAMDGIAVHFTDLSQASEAAPTTLSPEQFSPVNTGNAIKESYNAVVMIEDVHLRTDGQAEVTAPATPWQHIRTIGEDIVATELIIPEGQVIRPIDLGAMLAAGVTEIEVIRPPQIKIIPTGTELIQPHENPQAGQIIEFNTRILGGYLEEWGATVQRNLPVQDDPKKLREALLAAIAEHDMVIINAGASAGTKDFTSSVIAELGTLIVHGVAIKPGKPVMLGIIKGTPVVGLPGYPISALLTMRVFVREMVAAFLNQATPQPDYIYATMSRPVHSTMGVDQIVRITLGRVGDKLMATPSGKGAGAVMSFARADGLLSLPTGSEGVGAGEPVPIELLRPQTEVDSTLVCIGSHDNILDLMANQIHATGNTTRISSAHVGSMGGIMAIRRGESHFGGCHLLDEETGEYNIPFIKRFLRDIPLELINLCYRQQGLMVAKGNPYGITSFQDLVDKNLLFINRQNGAGTRLLTDKILREQNISPEDLSGYEREEYTHMSVAAAVANGSVQAGMGIRAAAEALELDFISVAEERYDLILPTAFANDPKIITLLEMIRGSEKFHHSILALGGYNLRDCGRVFYRQ
- a CDS encoding aldehyde ferredoxin oxidoreductase family protein → MADKIFRVNMADLSTKIEDVPEAWMGHGGRGLTSTIVAAEVVPTCHPLGEDNKIVIAPGLLSGTTASNSGRISVGAKSPLTGTIKESNSGGTAAQFLARCGCKAIIIEGLPKGDAWYNLAVSPEGITIAEESEVLGMGNMAAIKIIKARTDDKIALMLTGPAGEMKMSAANISITDPSNDIRSCGRGGLGAVMGSKKIKFITIKPGKNKVEIANPEAFNAANRVFTKALSSHPVSQALGQYGTNVLVNLINESGGMPTKNFTAGQYADHEAISGETMHDTIVERGGKPKHNCHPGCVINCSQLYNDAEGNKLTTGFEYETIWALGADCSINNLDVIAKADQIMDDIGVDSIEVPVAIAVAMEAGVLEFGDAAEVLRILTEEVAKGTPLGRIIGNGAGSVGKAYGVTRVPVVKNQAIPAYDPRAIKGIGITYATSTQGADHTMGYTIATNILGVGGSCDPLSKEGQIELSRNLQTATAAIDSTGMCLFIAFAALDDATCLPALIDLLNARFGISLDGNDVVNLGQHILKTERAFNQAAGFTNKDDRLPEFFYKEALPPHNVVFDFTGEEIDSFWDF
- a CDS encoding molybdopterin molybdotransferase MoeA, with protein sequence MIAETKDMLGRNRLTAVDQALQIFLQQLPTGVIDTETITLEEALDRVVAGDIIARENLPAMSRSCMDGYALSARDSYGASESMPAYLEIQGEVLMGEVPNGRVKQGCCYKIPTGGILPTGSNSVVMFEHTIPVDETLVEIVKGVGEGGNISRPGEDIAAGACAITAGTRLRPQDLGLLAGLGFAEVEVYRRPRIAILSTGDEIISHEQPLLPGKIRNINSIALAAQVRRLHATVQHYGIIPDNYDLFLATMREAVQENDIVLFSGGSSVGVRDLGEKIIETLGPPGILIHGTALKPGKPIILGMSETTAVVGLPGHPVSAMTCFDLFIAPAIKQLAGQRRQRGQQEASVPAILTRNINSAPGRRDVVRVQLEQKGDEVYASPVLGKSGSISVLARADGYFFIDEASQGHSEGDRIKAFLYL
- the uvrC gene encoding excinuclease ABC subunit UvrC, which translates into the protein MFPEKILQSTPHKPGVYLMLDAKARVIYVGKAKDLVKRLTSYTRHSSSEHNKTTVMLKKVEQVKTIITTTEKEALILEASLIKKHKPRYNIILRDDKNYPYIAVTVGEEWPRVMMVRRKRRDNSRYFGPYSSATAMWATLKLIASLFPLRNCRGEKLRPRTRPCLNRQIGKCLAPCTGNVSRKIYMENVDKILLLLQGKSRDLLAELKRQMLQASERLNFEQAGQFRDQIRALKTTLEKQLVAAGHGKNQDVFGYVRSGTTVAVNILFVRDGLVSGSRSFFIEDYFGLDSQVLSQTISQYYDRETPPPKEILLPFSPENFELLSEYLADFTTHILQIKIPQRGDSTILVEMANTNARQLFAEKEKKERSWQSLGKSIKEKLQLSRTPETIECLDISNISGQHAIGSLVCFSGGEANKSRFRHYKIRTIEGPDDYGMMREVMERRFKRGIKEGNLPNLFVVDGGKGQLGMAMAVARELGITNELDWIGIAKERHEEGEKLYKPGRKNPILLPAHSPVLLYLMRIRDESHRYGITFHRKLRNRATLSSELDEIEGIGDNRKKLLLKKIGSLKKIKEASLQKLQEVEGIGPLLAKKIYTSLQRDKNKS
- the gpmI gene encoding 2,3-bisphosphoglycerate-independent phosphoglycerate mutase; translation: MTVTQLSPLENYKVISGPIVMVVMDGLGLGEDGEQNGVYAAHTPTLDGLFQEKLFTSLKAHGTAVGLPSDADMGNSEVGHNALGAGRIFVQGAKLIDEALSRGDVFSGAAWQKIVECGESAGTVHFIGLVSDGNVHSNISQLFQLLDACAEAGIERVRVHALLDGRDVAQKSALDYIRPLEERLRALSVSGRDYRIASGGGRMVTTMDRYKADWSVVERGWRAHVLGEGRFFSSASEAVETFYREDSTMTDQYMAAFVVVEGETPVGTIEDGDAVVCFNFRGDRAIEISRAFDEEVFQEFDRVRRPDVFYAGIMEYDGDAHIPRNYLVEPPLIDATLGDYLCASGVTSYAISETQKFGHMTYFWNGNKSGYIDEGLELYEEVLSDRVTFDQRPWMKAAEITDKVIEQIEAGERKFIRLNYPNADMVGHTGVPLAVEIAVEAVDLCLARLLPAVEKAGGIVVISADHGNADCMWTEKGGKRLPMVAHTLNPVPCIIKDFSGQNDFVLTDLAERGLANVAATLCLLLGFNPPTDYEPSLLKLK
- a CDS encoding MoaD/ThiS family protein — encoded protein: MNITFTVKLFAYFRDNRFLKRECEYPEGISVGDIVAGLDIDFDEVGVLMINSRHCEFTSQPKAGDNLAIFPKVGGG